A window of the Gossypium hirsutum isolate 1008001.06 chromosome A05, Gossypium_hirsutum_v2.1, whole genome shotgun sequence genome harbors these coding sequences:
- the LOC107959398 gene encoding cyclin-dependent kinases regulatory subunit 1, with protein MGQIQYSEKYFDDTYEYRHVVLPPEVAKLLPKNRLLSENEWRAIGVQQSRGWVHYAIHRPEPHIMLFRRPLNYQQQQENQAQQSMLAK; from the exons ATGGGGCAGATTCAATACTCCGAGAAATACTTCGATGATACTTATGAGTACAG GCATGTTGTTCTCCCCCCTGAAGTGGCCAAACTTCTCCCCAAGAATCGCCTACTCTCTGAA AATGAATGGCGTGCAATCGGAGTACAGCAGAGTCGTGGCTGGGTCCATTATGCAATCCATCGCCCTGAACCACACATCATGCTCTTCAGGAGGCCTCTCAACTATCAGCAGCAGCAGGAGAATCAGGCCCAACAAAGTATGCTTGCTAAGTAA
- the LOC107961393 gene encoding uncharacterized protein, with protein sequence MEHHRSQREACTSDLTEMLFSQPNGSEVTQTPDEKRMKNTEADRIYRKNYRDMFDKMKAIASRFGGVDNMEHHINQMEVEQPKETEFRRLEQMKCKFGGIEEMGSKLHAFHRIASMPPMSFVNTSDFTKLITR encoded by the exons ATGGAGCATCACAGGTCGCAGAGAGAAGCTTGCACATCAGATTTAACAGAAATGCTCTTTTCTCAACCTAATGGGAGTGAGGTGACCCAAACCCCAgatgaaaaaagaatgaaaaataccGAGGCTGATAGAATTTATAGGAAAAACTATAGG GACATGTTCGATAAGATGAAGGCAATAGCGTCCAGGTTCGGAGGAGTTGATAATATGGAGCACCACATTAATCAAATGGAAGTTGAGCAGCCAAAGGAGACCGAGTTTCGCAGACTTGAGCAAATGAAATGCAAGTTTGGCGGGATTGAGGAAATGGGATCCAAGTTACACGCATTCCACCGAATAGCTTCCATGCCACCCATGTCATTTGTAAATACAAGTGATTTCACGAAATTAATAACTAGATAA